The Sabethes cyaneus chromosome 3, idSabCyanKW18_F2, whole genome shotgun sequence DNA window cattgtaatggatttttaaaattaaacttttctATACAAAAGAGTGCAATTAAGTGAATTATTTTTACGTTCCTTGTTTAGTACATATTTCAGGTTTAGTTTACGCAATTATGGAATAATGGATACACAGAAAGATGAATAGTTGACTGATACCACTAAATACTGAATCAGGAAGAACTATGCTGATATTTAAACAAAAATCAACACGAAATTTGATAATAAGATTCAAAATAGGAGAGTTACATTGATTATATGGCTGACGTAAGACTACATTTTTCTTGGCGTTAGTGAACTTAGCAAAATTTTTTCTAGTTAATTGCATTCTctttaaatattatttgatAACTGCAGCCTAAAATATAAAACACAACAAGAATTTGGTGCGTATAGTTAGTGGGCAATAATATAGTTTTTCCTGACATTTTTTAATCATGATGATAAATGAGGAAAAATTAAGGATAGCTATAAACAAAGATCAGACGATTTATGGAATTTTCAAACTCTATTAAATTATTAATTAAAAACATAATGTAGTGTTAATGCTCGCGAAACAATTACCTTCGGCAACAGATCCGCATCCAAAATGTCCACCGGCCCGGAAGTGGTAAAGTGCAGCAACCCTAACAGTTCGgattttattagcggttttatcaGTGCCATCACCTGATTGATGAACGAAGCCGTGTGCACGATGTAGATCTTTTTCAGTCGCACCGGATGTGCGTCCTGTATGTAGTTCATGAAAACCCTTAGCGGGCCGAACTGCACTCGTGCCAGATGACCGAGCCGTACGCCCTTCATGTCGAACACAACGATATAACCTTCAATTGGGCCATCCTTGCTGATCTGGACGTCGTTAAACATGCAGAACGTTTTCACTGCCTCGGCAAAGTTCATCCGTGATGGATCCGAGTCAGACAAACGGTAGCACAATAATCGATATCCTTCCGGCGTTAATTTCGGCAGCGATACCATGTGACTGTTGAGGGAtagcaaaatgaaaataaaccaACCGTATTAGTAATGCATAGgacaaacaaataaataaaagagaCCGCTTACGCGGTGGTGGTTATTACGTCATGCTTAGCACAAACTGCACTCCGGGTGAGAGAATGTCCCGATTGTCGAAAATATCCGGCGCCGTGGCGTGGATGTGTGCATACTTCTGTAGTGCCTTTTTGGCAATCTCCACATCCCAGAGGCACGCGTGGAGAAACAGATGGGCATGGTTTCTGGTGTATGATGGAAACCGTGGCTGCTGTTTGATCCTGCAAAGAGTGATCAGATTAGAAATGATTGATCGAAATTTAAACACCATAATCATGTTCGTTCAATGGACTATTATCATAAACGTTGTGAGTGGTTTATTTAGGATATGATTTCATTAGGGCATCAACAGGTCAATCGTACAAATTATGAGCCGGCATAAGGTCCCGCATTTTCCGAATATGACGGTACTACCACTAAACTTAAttgcaaataaattgaaaatgactTAAAACTTGGCTTGCGATAATTTGTTTATGCAAGCTTAGTTGTTAACAATTTGCACTTTAAAATTACACTtttgcaaattttattttaaaaaatcatttagcaGCAACGCCGCCACGTCCAGCGAGTGTCTCTGCACCAAAGAAACTCCCCTAGAGCACGTAATGGTTTTAAATAAATGTGCTGCCTGAGGTAATAAAATTGACTTTATCATGTAGAGCACTAGTTTCACATTAGATCATTAGCATTAGACGCTTTAACATAGTAGTGCGATGCGAACTTGGAAAACGGAATACCTAGTTTCCATagggaaaatggaaaagaaattgATCACAAGACCGTTCTTCGACTAACAATTTATTCATTGCACAACgttttaaagtattaaaattcTTACACAAGAAAATCGAAATTCAACAAGAAAATCCTTCCAATCGTGCGCATCATTTACCTACTTTGAGAATATAAAAGGCGACAGCTCGAAGCGTACACAGGGGAACCTAAAATATGCTTCTGGAGATTGTGTCACATATTCTGCATATTTTGGTGAAAACTTACCACTCAAACAGCGCGTCCACATCCCTTGCATATTGTGTGGGAACCTCTTTCGGCTCCGGACAGTCTTTGTAAGGATGCGATAAGGTCGTCATTTTGGCACACTCTATTGGCGGAAGCTTTACGCTAGATGCTATTTACAAGTGCATTGATTTGATACTGCCATTCGGTTAGCAGCGAAAGAGAGGAAAACAGTTTACCCCCAGGAAAAGGGCTCAGGTCGTGCAGATAACTTTCGAATCTCGCCTATCGATCATTCTCACCCGGCAGCGGCAACCATCACGCGGCACTACGGGAATTCCTGCAATAAATAATCACAAGGGTCAGTGTAGAGCGAATATGGGAAGGGAAAACAAGGATTTATCTATTGATTCAGATTTCAATAAGAAATAATAGCCACCATTCAACACCATTCTTTTTATTATATTAACCGTAAGTATGCCGTTTCAGCTTCGACTGGAAGCATAAAAAATTTACCGCACTTGTTTTGATACCCTTTTTTAACCGCTAGTTCGAAGGAGCAACATTGATTGCAGTTACGGGATCAAAAATAAATTATAGTGTCACATTATTTCCaccatttaaataaaatttgaaattgttatGATGATGCCAAATTGTGGATTCATTCAATTTGGCTTGTGAagtaaaattaaagcaaatggGTTTCTTTACCTCACTAGAACGACCCTGTTCCAATAACCCTGTGGTTGTATGTTTGAACTTGGATTGCGGAATATCGTTTGGGTCAATATAATTATTGGATTAATACTGCAATTATTATCTGAATACAGGGGTGTTAGAACATTTTTCTTATGGATTTACGAACTTTTGAGTTTTCACTCACGGAGAATGTAGTGTTTTAGGTACACAGAGTTTTTTAAAGAGTAATATCCTTAATAGCACTTGtaataaacataaaatatttcattgatttcatttgtacttttgcGAATGAagagttaacataatgtatacCAAGTATGATTGTAATGTTCAACTCCATTACTTAAACAGTCTGAAAACCGGATGTCGCATtggtaaaaaaaaatatcatcaaCAATTCAACACCATCTTTGCTATAGGAAACCTGTTGAGCATCAAGAAGACCGAGTCGTGTTGAATTATTAATCGATCTGTCCATTGGGCCGGTCATTAACAAGTAGGTACACAAATAAATACTATGACGAGGATTTCTGGTTGCGATTCAAGAAGTAAGTATGTGCTGTCCCGCTATACTAGCGTGTATTTGTTTAAGGTATTTTTTTTCGCTACTTCTCTGTCGATATTTATGGGTACTGCGCAAAGAAGCCGCTTCATTACATTGAACAATAATGTTTGACCATGAGTTAATGATATTTGAACCTTTCAATGACATATGCACATAGTGCTTGTATAGCTCCGGTAAGCAATACatttattttcaatagtgtTGGGATGCGCATATTACCGCTGTTTTTTGGGTGTTAAATAGAGTTTAGCACATCATTCTCGTCTCTCTTGATTAAATATACCTGTCAATTACAAGTTTTGTTGCAAGGTACATTTTTAGGTAGACGTGAAAACATTGATATAGCTGCAAAAAATACTGTACCATAATTTTAGTTATTTTGAGTTTAATAAGTTTAACAAAAAGCTGTTAGAAACAGAAGCAGGACAAAAATTGTGAAGAACTCGAACAACTATTACGGGATAACAATAACAACACAAGCTCTATGGTGAGGAGCTCAACCAGTCTCGTAAAGCCtggctaaaaataaatttggATGCCCCTCGAGCGTCACCAGCACACCCTTGTGAtaggaactggaaccatttgacCAAGGGGTTTCCATTAAGGCGTATAGGTAAAAGtgtgtagtaatcagagattacttttgtaaccatttacgaattaattagctAATCAATGGTAAACAgcatagtaatcaatgataatcttaagtaatcattggtaatcatgattaatttatagtaatcataaaagaggtaatcagtaaagtaatcaaaagtaatttttttcaaaggtgcgtagtaatcattgatgttggaaaccccttgcatttgacataactttgcTTACATGTTTACGAAGAACAATTGATGCAAGTTTCGGCAAAATATTCCTCCACGTTGCGGAGCACTGGGAGCAGTACAGAATGAAACTCGAACaacgtaaaaaaaacttgcacAAATAGCTGGAAAATCCTGAGCGGTCAATATCAAAGTTTGTGAAAGTgctaaaaatgtcaaaatcaaCAGTGTGTAATATTTTAAAAGGTTATAAGAAGATCCTAGGTGTGAAATAACGGCAAAGAACTTttaagaaaatagaaaactaGAACTAGGGACCGAAAGCTGAGGGAGAAGATATTGAGGTGAGATTTTACATTGCCACTGGGCGTGGTGTTGTGCCAGGCAAGCATAAGCTCatgtttgctgataaattcgtAAAGGAATATGTAGCTGTCGACTGAAGGCTACCTTTCATCACTTCCTAAACAATGAGATCGAGTTTATACTTACATGGAAGAATGCTTGAAGAAACGGATTTTGCCACTCATTCGTAAACGTAAAGGTAATGTTACACTCTGGCCTGATTTAGCCAGCTATCACTACACTACAGTGATGCTTGAGTGGTATGCAGTTAATGATGGTgatttcgtgccaaaagagATGTCCGGAGTTTCAACACATTGAACATTTTTGGGTAATCGCCAAACAACGACTTCGACGAAGTGGGGGCACTATGCTTaaaaaaatgcgttcaaagtgaAAGATACCTACATGCTGATTCAGTTACATCTTCAACTGTGCAAGGTATGATgagttttttaagaaaaaagctCGAGATTTTATCAAAACCAAAGAAATACAACAATGTGCAACTTGCagctgaataaaaatactgcaatccaGTCATTTATGGCGGTTTCTAGAACTAGTTATATAGTAGAACTAGTAGAAGTTAACTTGGGAGTGTGCTCAACTGTGAGAAGCGGTCTAGCTTCCAATACCAAGGAGATCTGGAGAGAAATCAGGCAGCTGACGAGTAAGAGAGCCATCGGTAAAGACCGATTACCGGTAGAACTTTACGAACGTGTATAGTAAAGAACCACCAATAACGGCACTTTCGTGGGTAATTTACAGTATTTGGAAGGAGGAGATATTACCGGAGGCATCGATGGAAGAATTGGTTTGTACTATTTTAAAAACGAACGATCGACGTCATTTATTGCATTGAACTACTGCTGCGTCAACGTCACATACAGGATGTTCTTACAAGTTTCGTTACGTCACCTAAAGGTAAGAACATTTAAATGTTCACACTCCGATTTTCTTCAAAAATGTCGGAAGTAGAATTGTCCCACACAtcaaattttcttcaattttaaagcagcatacgatacaatcaaaCAGGAGCCGCTATGGCAGATAACACACGAGTTCGACAACCCGTATAAACTGATGCGCACGTTACGGGGAATTTTTGAATATCTCCGAATTATGCAGAGAGTTACGGCAAGGATGTTATTTAATAGCGTCATTAGGGAGTGTGATTCGATGGAAGGGCATAGAAACGAACGGCACAAATTTCAACTATAGTAGTTCTAAGTGTGCGGACGACTTCAAAATTATCAGGTCAGTTGGGCCAATAATCAATACACCTAAAGTCAAATATAAACAGAAGTTTAGAGCCGGGGTTGCTCGAcgagtacttacttacttaggtggcttgccgtcctaagacaaaacctgttgaacaaagtttctccatgtaactcggttgatggctaccgctcttcaattcctcggacaccgagtactctccgccagatttcactccacctggtctaaccatcttgctcgatGCGTTCCTGGtcttcttgttcctaccggatttgaggcgaacaccatttttgcaggatagttgtccgacattcttacaacatgccctgcccatcgtatccgtccagctttagccaccttctggatactgggttcgccatagagctgtgcgagttcatggttcatcctccgtctccatactccgttctcctgtacgccaccgaagatcattcttagcactctcgttcgaaaactccgagcactcacaGGTCCTCCTCAAGCATTGTCTATGTTTCATGTCCGTAGTAAACAACCGATCTAagaagcgtcttgtacagggtacactttgtaggGGACTTAGTTTGCTTGACCGCAATTGcatgtgaagcccatagtaagcacgactttcgctgataatacgcttcTGAATCTCACGTCTGGTACCATTGTCCgcagttaccagtgagccaaggtagacaaattcgtcgactacctcaaactcattgccgtcgatcaatatattactgcccaagcggcgtcgttcggcctcggttctgctggccagcatgtactttgttttaaacatatttacctttaacccaatcttttctgcttcgcgctttagtctggtgtactgttcagccaccgtcaCAGATGTACTGCCGAGAATATCCTTGTCATcgacaaagcagacgaattgactagattagttgaatatcgtgcccggCGTGTCCGCTTGATATCCGCTTGGTTCATACCTTGTAGCGttttgttgaacagcaggcatgataGACCATCACCcggacgaagccctctgtgtgattcgaatgaacttgacaatgcatccgaaatccgaacacagcactgtgtaccattcatcgtagatttaatcagtttgatgagcttcctggggtagcagttctcgtccatgattttccatagctctttccggtcgatggtatcataagcGGCTTTTAAGTCAACGAGCAAATCATGCGtgagaactctgtattcacggcccttttggaggatttgccgcagtgtaaatatttgatccgtatgGAACggtactttataggcggcagGGGTGGTCAAACCttccaacaacaaaaaaatagggggcattgagaacggtgatcgctcgatagtcgcccgttttatagatcgggcagataatcccatctttccactcctccggtagctgttccgtatcccaaattctaacaattagccggtgcatacaaacggccagtttttctgggcccattttaataagctttcccagctgacttgttctttATAGCTGCATTTTGGCtctttaacttcgcctatcgctgGGGCTGGCACATCTTCCCCGTTTATTGCACCGTTGAAATCACTtttcccgccgccatggttctccgtctGGGCGGCAGACAGGTGTTCATGGAAGAATGCTTCcatctatcggtcacctcacgatcgtccgtcagaatactgccagtcttatcccgacacatttcggtttgcggcacaaagcctttgcgggatccgttcaatttctggtagaactttggcgtttcctgagaacgatgcagccgctccaactctgcatattcctgctcttccaggtaacgttttttctcccgaaagatttggtttcactgcatcttcttctgtttccacgttctgacgagtggccctgcgcatcttggccgccggcgtagcgttctcctcatccatcaccctcctacattcgtcaagccaatcgttccgctgattccgggctgctgatggctgttttgatagtgttccaacagtcctcgagaggggcttcgttcaGCTCGCCTTCTTccagcagcgcagcttcgagtgaacgTGCGTAATTTGTTGCGACGCCTGGCtgtttcagccgcgcgagatctaaccgaggctggcgtcggtaccgaatgttgttcacaacggaaagTCTTGGGCgaatcttaaccatcactaggtcaacgttagcgcttcgataggatctgacgtcgataatgtctgagaagtgccgactgtcaaTCAAAACGTCATCGACCTGTGATTCTGTCTCATTTGATGACCTTCAGGTGTACTTATGATgcattctgtgctgaaaaaaagtactacgtacggccatattcttggaggcggcaaagtcgataagtcttaggcccatttcattggtccgtgggtgtgcactgaaccttccaaccaccggtttgtattcctcctcctggccgacctgagcattgaaatcctcaatgacgatcttgatatcatgttttgggcagcggtcgtattcactttccaactgcgcgtagaatttgtCCTTGTCGTCGTCGGTACTTCTGAgttgagggctgtgcacgttgatgatgcttatattgaatatacgtcggagagcactcgagtgctcccttggaagttgagagatcggcagttctacgtcccgagtttccaatccatagtcctttttcgtcgcgtgggtctattccggttgttccagtaagaatatccttgttcttcgttccgtgccttagtatttttcgtggtgacttgcaaagcctgctacaccaaccccctgtttcgccggagggcaaacgaagctcgaaagagccatcctttcctgtcggcatacgaccttggctaccaccggggttggttacccgatctccaccaaagttgctcgtattccggctggtaccacgaggagctaggaataggagttgctgaataagagactatgaaccactgtagggtctattttatgcctacacgtgcacaaggcaccgacggtacgcattattcagccgtttaccagtcaTCCGCCCTATGTACGCAGCCTGTCACCTGTACCACCAGGAGAAAATGGATGAAATTGAGTGCCGCGCGGATGACAGGACTCGTGACagacgaaaaaaatataaacaatcGGGAGGAAGGCTTAGCTTATGTACCTGGTGAGGGCATTAATCGTTGGTGTAGGGCAATGACCGGTCGCCAATTATTTATATAAGATTCGACTTTCAAATTTGGACATAATTTAAACAGAGGACCTCAAACTAGGTAGTGACTGttagcaaagcctagatgctacattccgttatagaaacttaaccttctgttttttaaacgacagacttcgcagccagctgttagagtgcaggacaattccAGGGTcagttactacgatcctattgactctgacagcctctcacagtcgagattcgaacatatgacgactggcttttaACGTGCAAATTGCAAATAACAAGTAAAATTAGCTAAAATTAACGCGCCttcaaaattttgtaatttttgagaATCAGTtggttaaataaaataaatgtattCGATTAGTCAATCTTAGTTTCTAGCAAAAACAAGAATTATTTAGTAGCTCTATGGT harbors:
- the LOC128743069 gene encoding alpha-tocopherol transfer protein-like, which produces MTTLSHPYKDCPEPKEVPTQYARDVDALFEWIKQQPRFPSYTRNHAHLFLHACLWDVEIAKKALQKYAHIHATAPDIFDNRDILSPGVQFVLSMTHMVSLPKLTPEGYRLLCYRLSDSDPSRMNFAEAVKTFCMFNDVQISKDGPIEGYIVVFDMKGVRLGHLARVQFGPLRVFMNYIQDAHPVRLKKIYIVHTASFINQVMALIKPLIKSELLGLLHFTTSGPVDILDADLLPKDYGGPLAELAVMHAEQKKEIETHYREWLIDTAALKEAPKDKSNGSSSSIKPPVKGFRSLEID